A region from the Acyrthosiphon pisum isolate AL4f chromosome A1, pea_aphid_22Mar2018_4r6ur, whole genome shotgun sequence genome encodes:
- the LOC100161080 gene encoding uncharacterized protein LOC100161080: protein MDTATFFVEGTANQFEHVLSLYPQALRIKAEAKTKKPEDLIKLDNWYQNELPGKIKSRGKDAHLNHEEICQIMKWKQTRGKTFPQLNYLIKVNTPRAVMAETKKAFKKLPNLGLALTALSNLKGVGTTMASALLAAAAPDKAPFMADECLKAIPAIEGIDYTAKEYLNFVAHIQQTVERLNGECSENTWNPHSVELALWTHYVANEFKPELLSSVPEPIKKPIISEQTNTDAHTNGSVNQTELDEPTSDESNPEPLPPSNGHQLTIEDDSRDKSEDDITNDSITTSESAQTPLAEALTEDSSSLPAPDEPPVKKFKTEGQTVAAEANGN from the exons ATGGACACAGCTACGTTTTTCGTCGAGGGCACTGCCAATCAGTTCGAGCACGTACTCTCGCTGTACCCGCAAGCGTTGCGCATCAAAGCCGAGGCTAAGACGAAAAAGCCCGAAGACCTCATCAAGCTGGACAATTG gtatcaGAATGAATTACCAGGAAAAATCAAGTCGAGGGGAAAAGATGCACATTTAAATCATGAAGAAATTTGCCAAATAATGAAATGGAAACAAACA AGAGGAAAAACATTCCCTCAATTGAATTACTTAATTAAAGTGAACACACCACGTGCTGTTATGGCTGAGACAAAGAAAGCTTTCAAAAAATTACCCAATTTAGGACTTGCACTTACAGCATTAAGTAATTTGAAAGGTGTTGGAACCACAATGGCCTCag ctttgttAGCAGCAGCTGCGCCAGACAAAGCTCCTTTTATGGCTGATGAATGTCTTAAAGCAATTCCAGCTATTGAAGGAATTGATTATACTGCTAAAGAATATTTGAACTTTGTAGCCCATATTCAGCAAACAGTGGAAAGACTTAATGGCGAAT gtagtGAAAATACATGGAATCCACATTCAGTAGAATTAGCATTGTGGACACATTATGTGGCAAATGAATTCAAACCTGAACTTTTAAGTAGTGTTCCAGAACCAATTAAGAAGCCAATAATTAGTGAACAAACAAATACCGATGCTCATACTAATGGCAGTGTTAATCAAACagag ttggaTGAACCAACATCTGATGAAAGCAATCCTGAGCCATTACCACCGTCCAATGGTCACCAATTAACAATTGAAGATGATTCTCGTGACAAGTCTGAAGATGATATCACCAATGACTCTATAACGACATCAGAATCAGCTCAAACACCACTTGCTGAAGCTTTAACAGAGGACTCATCTAGTCTGCCTGCCCCCGATGAACCACctgtaaaaaaattcaaaactgaaGGTCAGACAGTGGCTGCAGAAGCCAATGGAAACTAA